DNA sequence from the Persephonella sp. genome:
TTAATGGAGTAATTTATGGAACTTAAGATAAAAATAGATGAAATAAAAAAATTAATGGAGATAGAAACACCAGAATTTCCAAAATATGCAACTCAGATTATAAATCTGGCAAATCAGAATGCACAGGCAACAAGACCAAGAGTTGTAGGTCAGATGAGTAAACTGGAGTTTACAGGCTTATAACTAACTATCTGGTTGACTAAACAGTTGAAAATAAGATACAGTATAGTTAAATTGATAGGAAATATAAAACTATGGAGGAGTATAAGATGGAGCCATGGATACCTTTTATAGTTATGACAATCTTTACAATTGTTACAGGGATTCTTGCTTTCGTAGCGGGAGCACTTAAAAGAGGAGAAGAATAATTAGATAATTGGGTTCTTCAGAACAGATAGGAAACTTTTTTTTCTTTGGTTTCCTGTCTTTTTTTCTTTTTTTAGGTTATCTTCTTTTTGAACCTTTTTTAAAAGTTATAGTGTTATCAATACTGCTGACAATTATATTTTATCCTCTTTATGTTCGGCTTCTAAAAAAACTAAAAAGTAGAATTGTATCTTCCTTAATAATGACAACTGTTATACTGCTTTTTATAATAATTCCTTCTATTCTTCTTGTGGCTTTTTTTGTTAATCAGATAATCAGTATTTATCCTATTTTGATTGAAAAGATATCCAAGTATAAAGATTTAGACCTCCTCCTAAAAGAACTACCTGTTATCTCAAAAATATATTCAATCATTGAAAACACACTCCAATCACTAAACGTCAGGGTAGACATCGGAGATGCTATAAGAGGAATAATAAATGAGGTGGTTTCTTTCGTTATACAGCAGGGTAAAGGTATATTTCTTGATGTTACCCTTCTTGTTGCCGGAATAATCTTTATGATCGTTACGATATTCTTCCTGTTCAAAGATGGGGAAGCTCTCTTTAACAGAATTTACAGCATCATACCATTATCAGATAAAGACAAATCTTTTCTTATATCAAAAAGCTACAGGGCTATTCAGGGAGTAGTTCTTGGTTCTGTTCTTACAGCTGTTGCACAGGGAATACTTTCATTTATTGGATATTTTGCGATCGGTCTTGAAATGAGTTATTTCTGGGCTTTTATCACATTTGTTGCAGCATTTATACCTGTTGGAGGGGCATCACTTGTATGGGTTCCTGTAGCAATATACGCCCTTTTAACGAAAGGATTTTTGACAGCTTTTCTTTTCTCCCTTTACGGAACATTCGTCATAAGCACAATAGACAATATAATAAAACCTGTTGTTATTGGGGATAAAACAAATATCCACCCAATGATACTTGTTTTTGCCATATTGGGAGGTTTAAACTTCTTTGGCTTTGTTGGAATTTTTCTTGCGCCTATAATCATAGTTATGATTGATAACCTTCTTTACTTATTTAGAGAAAAGTATGTGATTAAGACTTAAACAGGCTGACAAACATATACACGGTAGCAATAGAAGAAACAAAAAATGTGAGCAAAAGGAAAAGATTGTTAAATCTCCCGTTCGTATACTCCCCTAATATCTTTTTGTTATTTCCTAAAATCAGCAGAAGTCCGCTGAGAACAGGAAGAAGAATTCCATCAAAAACCTGACTGTAGTAAAGGGCATCAACGGCTGATAATCCTGAAATGTCTATAATATTCCCAACAAGTAGCGAGCCTAAAAAAACCACATAAAAACCTTTTGCATCGCTTATTTTATAATCCATTCCTTCTCTCCAGCCGAAAGTATCTGCAACAGCATAGGCAGAAGACCCTGCCAGAACCGGAATGGCAAGAAAACCTGAGACAATAACACCTATACTAAAAATAATAAATGCATAATCACCTGCAACAGGCTTTAAAGCAAGAGCTGCATCTTTTATTGTTTGTATTTCTGTATGACCGAAAATCATAACAGCAGAAGATACGATAATAGCGTAAGCTATTATATTTGAATAAATCATACCAACAGCAGTATCCAATGTCATAACCTTTGCCTGAGAAACTGTGGCATGATCTTCTTTTTCTTCTGATGCCTGCCAGAATATCATGTAGGGAGATATAGTTGTTCCTAAAAGTCCCAGTGCAGCCAGGACAAAAGAAAGATCAGGCTGTATGTTGGGAATAAATGTGTTTTTCAGCAGATCAATCAATGATGGCTTTGATATAAAAGCTGATATTACATAAACAACAAGAATTGAGGTAAGAGCAATAAGAACCTTTTTTACAGTTCTATACTGCTTAAACACAACAAGATAACCGATTAAAACAGTAACAGGGATAAGAAAATAAACAGATTTAATCCCTGTTAGTATCTCAAGAATTGCTGCAACAGCTTGAAGATCTGCTCCAATAGTTAAAATATTCGCAGTTGCGAGACAGAGAACTATGAAATATGTAAGCTTTTTTGAGTAAAAACTGTTTAGAATTTCAGGCAAACTTTTCCCTGTAACAAGAGCCAACTTCGCGGCTGTATCCTGAACAGCTATCATCATTGGGGTTGAAAGAAGCATCAGCCAGAGCTGGGAAAATCCAGTTGTGGCACCAACTATCGTGTAAGTCAAAATCCCTGCAGGATCGTCTCCTGCTCCGCCGGTTATTATACCCGGTCCAAGCTCCCTTAATTTTTTAAACCGTTTTTTTTCCAAAAATCTCTCCTAAAATCCAAAAGGTGTGGAAAAACCTCCTGTATCCTCATCTTTCTTGATAATACCTTTCTGTTTTCCGTAAAACTCTATCTGGAGTATATCCTGTTCAACGGGTATTTGCTTTGGACAAGAGAAGGTGCAGTATTTACAATGAACACAGCTTGTTATACGATTATTTTCTGCTAAAACTATCCTTTCATCACCTAAAGCATCATTTTTGTCTTTCCAGAACCTGAAAACCTTAACAAAATTGATAGGTCCTCCAAAATCCCTGTCAGCCTCAAAAACAGGACATATTGAATAGCAAATACCGCACAGAATGCAGTCAGTTTCCTTATCAAACTGCTTCAGATCGTCTGGGTAAACAGGTTGAAACTCTTTTTTAGGTTCAAACCACCCCTTAACATCTTTTATCTTATATATAAATTCTTTATGATCTGTCACTAAATCCTTTATAACAGGCATATTTGAAAGAGGTTCTATTAATATCTCCCCGTTAACAAGATTTTCCTTAACCTTTGTTTTGCAGGCAAGAACATGTTTTTCCCCGTTTATTTTCACCCCACATGTTCCACATATTGAAGCTCTACACTGAACTCTGAAAGAAAGGGTTGGATCAACTCTATCATGTATTTGCATAAGAACTTCGGCGATAGTTGTTCTGTCCTGAATATCTACCTGAAATTGATCATACCATTCTTTTTTTCCATCAAACCTTTTTATTTTGATAATCGCCTTTTCCATTTTTCACCTTTTTTTAAAAAATTTTATTAAAAGTGGTTAGTAATTAATTATAATATTCATCATACAGGTAATATAATACAGGTATTAAATATTAAAAGCACAGGAATAATGGTGAGAAGGATGAAAAAAATTATAATATTTTTGCTTCTGATCTTTTCTTTTGGTTCTTATGGGAAAGGTCTAAAACCCTACATGTTTTCCCTTGAAGACGAAAACGGCAAAATTGTTAATCTTTCTGATCTGAAGGGAAATGTAGTTTATTTAGTCTTCTGGTCTAAAACATGCACCACATGTGAGGGAGAAATGCCTGTTATAAACGATCTGTATAAAAAGTATAAAGACAAAAATGTAAAATTCTTCGGCATTGTAATTGATGAAAAGGACAAAGGTAAGATAAAAGAGATAAAGAAAAAGTGGGGTTTTGAGTTTCCTGTTCTTATAGGAAATGATACTGTTAAAACCAAGTACAGAATAATCGGAACACCTATCACATACATACTGAGAAAAAACCTTACAATAGGTAAAATAATTTATGGTGCTCATTCTAAAAAGAAATTAGAAAAATACATAGAAAAGTTTTTAGAGGAAAATTATGATTGAAAGCGTTTCTGTAGGGGCTGCCTTTTTAGCGGGAATAGTGGCTTTTTTATCGCCTTGTGTTCTTCCTATAATTCCCGGATATATAGCTTACATATCAGGTGTGTCAGCTCAAACAGCATCACAGTCTGACAAAAGGATTGACTGGAGCATAGTTTATTCTGCTGTAGCTTTTGTTATTGGCTTTTCTATAGTGTTTACCGCACTTGGTGCAGCATCAACATTTGTGGGACAGATGCTTCAGGAATACAAATATATAATCTCAAAAGTAGCTGCAGTCCTTGTTATTCTACTTGGCGTTCATTTTACAGGGGTTTTCCAGTCAGAAAAGGCGAAAATCTGGCTTTACACAATACTTGGTCTATCAATAGCTGTTTACGGTATAGCCACTGCCCTAACAGGAAATTTTCTCAATGATTTGATGCTTCTTCCTGTTATTGGCATAGCTTTACTTTTATTTTACTTTACAGGAGTTTACAAATTTTTATACAGACAGAAAACAACAGAAGTAAAGAAAAAACCGCCGGGGATTATTGGTGCATTTATTGTTGGGGTAGCT
Encoded proteins:
- a CDS encoding MjaI family restriction endonuclease gives rise to the protein MELKIKIDEIKKLMEIETPEFPKYATQIINLANQNAQATRPRVVGQMSKLEFTGL
- a CDS encoding AI-2E family transporter; the encoded protein is MGSSEQIGNFFFFGFLSFFLFLGYLLFEPFLKVIVLSILLTIIFYPLYVRLLKKLKSRIVSSLIMTTVILLFIIIPSILLVAFFVNQIISIYPILIEKISKYKDLDLLLKELPVISKIYSIIENTLQSLNVRVDIGDAIRGIINEVVSFVIQQGKGIFLDVTLLVAGIIFMIVTIFFLFKDGEALFNRIYSIIPLSDKDKSFLISKSYRAIQGVVLGSVLTAVAQGILSFIGYFAIGLEMSYFWAFITFVAAFIPVGGASLVWVPVAIYALLTKGFLTAFLFSLYGTFVISTIDNIIKPVVIGDKTNIHPMILVFAILGGLNFFGFVGIFLAPIIIVMIDNLLYLFREKYVIKT
- a CDS encoding Nramp family divalent metal transporter, with protein sequence MEKKRFKKLRELGPGIITGGAGDDPAGILTYTIVGATTGFSQLWLMLLSTPMMIAVQDTAAKLALVTGKSLPEILNSFYSKKLTYFIVLCLATANILTIGADLQAVAAILEILTGIKSVYFLIPVTVLIGYLVVFKQYRTVKKVLIALTSILVVYVISAFISKPSLIDLLKNTFIPNIQPDLSFVLAALGLLGTTISPYMIFWQASEEKEDHATVSQAKVMTLDTAVGMIYSNIIAYAIIVSSAVMIFGHTEIQTIKDAALALKPVAGDYAFIIFSIGVIVSGFLAIPVLAGSSAYAVADTFGWREGMDYKISDAKGFYVVFLGSLLVGNIIDISGLSAVDALYYSQVFDGILLPVLSGLLLILGNNKKILGEYTNGRFNNLFLLLTFFVSSIATVYMFVSLFKS
- a CDS encoding 2Fe-2S iron-sulfur cluster-binding protein; translation: MEKAIIKIKRFDGKKEWYDQFQVDIQDRTTIAEVLMQIHDRVDPTLSFRVQCRASICGTCGVKINGEKHVLACKTKVKENLVNGEILIEPLSNMPVIKDLVTDHKEFIYKIKDVKGWFEPKKEFQPVYPDDLKQFDKETDCILCGICYSICPVFEADRDFGGPINFVKVFRFWKDKNDALGDERIVLAENNRITSCVHCKYCTFSCPKQIPVEQDILQIEFYGKQKGIIKKDEDTGGFSTPFGF
- a CDS encoding TlpA disulfide reductase family protein, with the protein product MKKIIIFLLLIFSFGSYGKGLKPYMFSLEDENGKIVNLSDLKGNVVYLVFWSKTCTTCEGEMPVINDLYKKYKDKNVKFFGIVIDEKDKGKIKEIKKKWGFEFPVLIGNDTVKTKYRIIGTPITYILRKNLTIGKIIYGAHSKKKLEKYIEKFLEENYD
- a CDS encoding cytochrome c biogenesis protein CcdA, which produces MIESVSVGAAFLAGIVAFLSPCVLPIIPGYIAYISGVSAQTASQSDKRIDWSIVYSAVAFVIGFSIVFTALGAASTFVGQMLQEYKYIISKVAAVLVILLGVHFTGVFQSEKAKIWLYTILGLSIAVYGIATALTGNFLNDLMLLPVIGIALLLFYFTGVYKFLYRQKTTEVKKKPPGIIGAFIVGVAFAFGWTPCIGPVLGAILLYASQQETVMQGIMLLFAFSMGLGIPFILTAMAINQFFRFFNFMRRYFLLIEITGGILLIFVGILLLTGSLEKLSALLTF